The genomic stretch ATACTCAAACAGGACAGAGCATAGCTGTTTCTTAGCATGCACTAAAATGCAGATTTCCTCTTGGTTAGACGGAATGTACTGAGTTGTTGTCTGATTTGAATCTTTGAAAATAAACCACAATGAAACACGATATACATTGTCGAATCTTTAAAGGAGAAAGTGCTGCTGCAGAGGCTGGGATAGTAGCATAGTATTATTCTATTCTCTTAAAAAGAAGAAGTTGAAAGAAAGTGTCATAAAACCACTCCACAATGCATGCATTAAAGATGGATAACCTTAGGCTAGACCGCTGGAGTGCTGGACATGGTGTAAATGCAAGACACAAGTGCCATGAAGACTGGCTCAGAATGGGACAGTGGTGGTCTGAGTCAAGCTAAAGCTTCCTGGAGGTATGGAAGACACAAAATGGAGTTTCTCAAACAAGCTTTGCTTCTATTGTCCGACAGAGCGTGTGAGGATATATCGTGAATAAACAGAGCATCTGCTCAAGACATCATAGAGCTTTTGTGACTTTTGTTCGATGCCTAACTCTCTCTGAGTTCCTGGTGCACGAATACTTTATATTTTATGGTTTACTCTGCTGAAAATGGTGCAAATACAATTTTCTAAACTTGGTATAAGAAGTTACTAGAGATGTAGCCTTTCATATATGGCATATACAATTATGCAGCTGTGTGTAAAGTTACCAAACAAATTGTGGTGTAAGACAAGATTTATTTAAAATAGCATCAGCAGAATAATTGTACACTGGCCAATGAATCTGGATAGTGTCACAATATTAATATTCCTGGCAAACATACCTTAATCAGAATACGATCATTCAGCGGCTTCAGATCTTTCACATCATCACTGTCGAGAATACCAATGATGTCATCTTCTTTCAAAATGAGATGGTCGGCGTCATTGAATTCCAATTCCGTGCCGGCGTATTTCGAGTAGACAACTTGTGCACCAACCTGTACCAGATTATAATTATCACTGTCAAATTACTCAATTAATTAACATAGGACAGTACATCAAACATGGTACTAGTGATGAGGCCACAAGGAAAATTGTCTTCAAGAACTAAAAGCTCGACCCTTGAAGAAGATTGGATACAGCCAAAAAATCTCTCAGCATACAAGACCTACAGTCAGGGGCGGAGCTGGGCTAGGCCCACGCCTAGCGCCATTCAGTGGAGATGATGTTCTAGGGCCTCTTATAGCTACAGTACTATGCAATGGAGAATTCAGCCCAACGCCTAGGGCCATGGCCCTAGTGGCCCTAGGCGTTCCTCCGCCACTGCCTACAGTTACTTTCTTATCATTTTACCATGGATGGCAGTGCAGCAGTAATAGCACTTTTAGGTCATTGCTTATCTTTCATTTGCCAAATCTGCTGTAGCTTTCCCAACACATTTTGGATTTTTCTATTTGCAACATGTATAGAAGTACAGACATGTCTGCCAACACAAAGAAATCTTAGTTGTGCAGTAGTACATACCGGAACGCTGATCTCGATGCTGTTACTTCCAAAACTTCTCCCCTCTCCAACAGCAACAACTTCCCCTCCTGTTGGTCTTGACTGAACTGATACTGGAAGTAAAATCCCTCCATCAGTTTTAGCCTCGGTGGTCTTGACCTTCACAAGTACTCTGTCTCCTAATGGTTTTATGGAAGTATACTGCAAATTGCACGCACGTATATGAACACAAATGCATACGTAAAACAAGAATTGCACAATATAATCTAAGAACTTAAATCTGTCACAAGTTTAGGTGTGTGTCGGTTCAGGGTTGAAGTGGGAAAATGTTGCTACTGAGCAATAGCGGTTGAACCTCGGACGCTTGAATCTTCTACCCAGAAATggctgtaccttttttttttaggatATGCAGAAGAGCTACCTATCTTTGCATTAGGTAGACAATAATAATGTCTTTTTATGTATGCAGTTGAGCtgtgtatatttttttatgcagAAGCACTGAGGTAGCCAATAATAATGTCTTTTTATGTATGCAGAAGCGCTTGCCAAAAGTGTTCACTCACTCGTACTGGATtatagggggcgtttggttacctttgcttatttttagcacgtgtcacatcgaatgtttagatactaattaggagtattaaacgtagactatttacaaaatccattacataagtggaggctaaacggcgagacgaaNNNNNNNNNNNNNNNNNNNNNNNNNNNNNNNNNNNNNNNNNNNNNNNNNNNNNNNNNNNNNNNNNNNNNNNNNNNNNNNNNNNNNNNNNNNNNNNNNNNNAAGGAGATCCTAGAAATACATCCGTACCAGAATATTTTCTTCTCCGAGAATCCTAAGAGTTAATCATTCATAAATTAGTTGAATAATAATCACGTCCAAATCTTCCTAAGATTCATCGCAAATGGGAGTGATCACACATCCCAAAAGTTGCAGTTCAACTCTCAAATTTCCCTCCCTAAAATACTCCATTCCTATGAGCAACCTAAGCCTCACCTCAAAGTCCATTCAAATTGGAAGTATCGTTCAAAGTGAACTCCAAAcctttactgtagcaacacattgtcaaatcatggactaattaggcttaatagatttgtctcgccgtttagcctccacttatgtaatgggttttgtaaatagtctacatttaatactcctaattagtatctaaacattcgatgtgacgggtgctaaaaataagcaagagtaaccaaaccaggccatAATAGCAAAGAGACACAAAGATGAAGAAGAGCTACAGCAcaaagggtgcgtttggcagagctccaagagctgattctctgctaaTTCCAGCAGCAGCTCTGCCAAACGGTTTTTCAAAGAGAAGTGATTCTTTGCTGATTCTGTggagtgattctctgaaatgaactaaaaggctgggagctgaaactgaaaaaagtggcttctcctgattctgtgaagtgattctccatcctaattttaagagtttgtgttagagaatcaaagagaatcactttcagccatagaatcacttctcttagagaatcagctcccgtagagaatcagaatcagatggagctctaccaaacccTAAGTTCTTGCTGAAGTAGGAGCTCGATGGAACTGTGGAAATGGTTGATATCAAGCACTAACACTGATCCTATTGAAACACCAATCAGGCTCCATTCTCTTGACAATTGGAGAAAAACAtttttcctcctttcttttcaGAGGATTGTTCCTCGGTTCAGTACTATAATTCGTGCTCTAAGACAAGTTTAGTTGCGGCTTTGTGGTTCTATTGCCTTGGTGAATGACGACTAACTAGTAGTACCATCTTGCTCCCCAAAGGAAATTCAGTCTTCCTAGCATTCATCCTCTTTGATTAATTTGGAGATTTCTCAGGCGAGCCAGCCCCACATAACCAAACACAGCCCACGAAAAAATGCGTCCTGCAACCCTACAGAACACCAACACGAGGGGCAGCAGCACGGCACACGGACAGATAGCAATCTAGCGCTTTGTTTGTTATACCTTGGGTGACACGACGGTGGCGGCCCTCACCACGAGCCCCCGGGCCCTCCGCCCCGTCGGCACGGCAATCGACGGCGTCGGCAGGCGGAGCCCGCCCAGCGCGGCCGGCTTCgcggccaccgccacccgcGGCCCAGTCAGGTGCAACGACGCCATGGCTGCTGCTCCGAGGGCGGGGGGTGAGAAAGGCACGGAGACGGGGGTTGGGCTTAGGATAAGGAGCTGTTAACTTGTTATCTGCAAGCGCTCACTGTGGTAGTGCTGCTTTGGACTGCGTTTAGGGGGAGGAAGCCGCCGGATTGTTCTAGAAGATTTGGGGTGGTGGGGGAAGGTATGGGATGGATCCAACGGTCGTGGCTAGGTGAGGTGGTCTGGCTGGCTGACAAGTAGGTGGTTTTGCCATTTCGACCAACGTTTTTCTTTCCCAATCAATCAAGAGACATATGATTAAATATTGTTATGTTACGACCAGGTTGGTAAAACAACTTCTCCTTGCAAAAATCCAAACTGACAAACACTCAAAATCCTGGACAGACAATTTGCCGCCCTCGTGCCAATGAGATGCGCTCACAGTTACACACTGATGCGAGCTTACTCGCGTGacaatcacaattcacaagctATCTCCGCTGACAGGCGCAGCAGCTTCGCTGAGCTATTTATCATCCAGCACCTCCAACGCGTCTTCGAACAATCCCTGCACTGTCCACCGTGCATCCTTGGTTTCCGCGTCAGAAATCCGAGGAACCAGTTGGGTAAACCCTCGCATTTTTCCTCCATCAGTTCTGTAATTGTTGAACGTTTAACTTCCCTTTCCTATGATCTCCAAACAGACATTTGTATCCAGCCGAAGGCATTGGAGTAACGAATTCCACTACTCGTTTAACAGCTGGGCAAGCATAGCATCTGCACTCTCAGGGCCGTCATTGTTCACGCTAGGGATTATGTGCTCCGGTGATATGAACTTGACAAATTCTTGCAGTTCCGTGAAGCTGCTGTGTTCACTGTACGGCACTTCATATCTGTAGAGACAACGAAACGCTCAATGAAACTTTCTAAACTGTTGACTGGATAAATTTGTCTAAAATGATACACACATTTGTGGTAAACATAAATTCAAGTGTTTTAGTAGAAAaccatatttttttgttttaactACAAGGTGCCAATGGTCGTAGTTGTTTAGCACATTTGCTGACAGGGAAGTGAACATCATTTCTTAGAGCACGTCCAGGGCTAGATtcacaattttttaaaaaagaacaaagaaaATAGGAACACATCCACAATGCTACCTGATGATTGATCCTTGTTGCCACCTTTTGCCAGGTGTCCTTTTCTTCCCTTTGCCAAATGCCCAACCAGTCGGGCAGAATGCCACTATGAGGTCAAACCGGCCCTGAAAGTAAAGTAGCTATCAAAATTAGGAATATAGAACATAGAACAGActtacaaacaaacaaa from Setaria italica strain Yugu1 chromosome II, Setaria_italica_v2.0, whole genome shotgun sequence encodes the following:
- the LOC101778594 gene encoding 20 kDa chaperonin, chloroplastic, giving the protein MASLHLTGPRVAVAAKPAALGGLRLPTPSIAVPTGRRARGLVVRAATVVSPKYTSIKPLGDRVLVKVKTTEAKTDGGILLPVSVQSRPTGGEVVAVGEGRSFGSNSIEISVPVGAQVVYSKYAGTELEFNDADHLILKEDDIIGILDSDDVKDLKPLNDRILIKVAEAEEQTAGGLLLTQANKEKPSVGTVVAVGPGPLGEDGTRKALSITPGSNVMYSKYAGSEFKGQDGEYIVLRASDVMAVLS